One part of the Streptomyces nigra genome encodes these proteins:
- a CDS encoding M14 family metallopeptidase — MRPRARSILAVGALLFGGASIAPVAQAQPGNSPDPSEVKVFRAEVTKQQVPLLLAAGQDGHELSEQAPEKGKATVEVYLTDEQAGKLRKQGVDLTEHQVTARSEARTEKAADGVFRPYGGSGGLKEEIVRTGQENPGLTKVVSIGKTVRGQDILALKLTKHAAKSKDGSKPAVLYMSNQHAREWITPEMTRRLMHYYLDNYKKDKRVRKIVDSTELWFVLSANPDGYDHTFKDSSTRLWRKNLRDVNGDGAISTGDGVDLNRNFAYKWGYDDEGSSPNPTSETYRGASPGSEPETKALDALQKRVGFTFGINYHSAAELLLYGVGWQVATNTPDDVMYKALAGTPDNSAIPGYHPQVSSELYTTNGEADGHAANVNGLAMFTPEMSTCQTASNIDPNDQWNASDCRSVFNFPDDEKLIQDEFAKNVPFALSVAESADRPDQPASSLGLKAADFTPAPFTTSYARGADQEVSVVVRKALRDKELKYRVNGGRTWDVALRPWRGGETFGGEDNLYFDEYRAKVLDGDQGDKVEVWFTGETRKGKKVSSPRFTYTIAARPRADVLVVAEEAAGAPQAQKYVDALKAAGHRAVVWDVAAQGAPDALGVLGHFDTVVHYTGAGVPGNATQLQLRAYLNEGGKLLEAGEQAGGNVDLGDGTLSNDFSQYYLGAYTRTSVPGATGFTGSGGLGGFSGALAGAPGNPLDRAGNYSVTSDQLPVASYPQFKSAGAGQFAGTVNPYGPFAGDWMAAAVHSDDAWKRLTRTVDLTGVTAAQQPTLRTQLLWDVEPGYDNVLIEAHTTGADDWTTLPEKNGASSSTVPEECEAGFYMNEHPWLAHYLTQSPQGCSATGSSGSWNALTGASAGWRQVEFDLSAYAGKSVEVSLSYVSDPGFGGRGVLADQASLVVGGTAVETEGFETSLGAWSVTGPPPGSPAVLKDWARTGTLFQTFGAVTTRDTVLLGFGLEHLPSAADRTALIRKAFSSLER, encoded by the coding sequence ATGAGACCCAGAGCGAGATCGATCCTCGCTGTCGGCGCTCTCCTCTTCGGGGGAGCGAGTATCGCACCCGTCGCCCAGGCACAACCGGGGAATTCGCCCGACCCGAGCGAAGTCAAGGTCTTCCGGGCCGAGGTCACCAAACAGCAGGTACCCCTGCTGCTGGCGGCCGGCCAGGACGGCCACGAACTCAGTGAGCAGGCGCCCGAGAAGGGCAAGGCCACCGTCGAGGTCTATCTGACCGACGAACAGGCCGGGAAGCTGCGCAAGCAGGGCGTCGACCTCACCGAGCACCAGGTCACCGCCCGCTCCGAGGCCCGTACCGAGAAGGCCGCCGACGGCGTGTTCCGCCCGTACGGCGGGAGCGGCGGGCTCAAGGAGGAGATCGTCCGGACCGGGCAGGAGAACCCCGGTCTCACCAAGGTCGTCTCCATCGGCAAGACCGTCCGCGGCCAGGACATCCTGGCCCTGAAGCTGACCAAGCACGCCGCCAAGTCCAAGGACGGCTCCAAGCCGGCCGTCCTGTACATGTCCAACCAGCACGCCCGCGAGTGGATCACGCCGGAGATGACCCGGCGGCTGATGCACTACTACCTGGACAACTACAAGAAGGACAAGCGCGTCCGGAAGATCGTCGACTCGACCGAGCTGTGGTTCGTCCTCTCGGCCAACCCCGACGGCTACGACCACACCTTCAAGGACTCCTCCACCCGGCTGTGGCGCAAGAACCTGCGGGACGTCAACGGCGACGGCGCCATCAGCACCGGCGACGGCGTCGACCTGAACCGCAACTTCGCCTACAAGTGGGGCTACGACGACGAGGGTTCGTCGCCCAACCCCACCAGTGAGACCTACCGCGGCGCGTCCCCCGGCTCCGAGCCCGAGACCAAGGCTCTCGACGCCCTGCAGAAGCGCGTCGGCTTCACCTTCGGCATCAACTACCACTCCGCCGCCGAGCTCCTCCTGTACGGGGTCGGCTGGCAGGTGGCCACCAACACGCCCGACGACGTGATGTACAAGGCGCTCGCCGGCACACCCGACAACTCCGCGATCCCCGGCTACCACCCGCAGGTGTCCTCGGAGCTGTACACGACCAACGGCGAGGCGGACGGCCACGCCGCGAACGTCAATGGGCTGGCGATGTTCACCCCCGAGATGTCGACCTGCCAGACCGCGTCGAACATCGACCCGAACGACCAGTGGAACGCGTCGGACTGCCGGTCGGTGTTCAACTTCCCCGACGACGAGAAGCTGATCCAGGACGAGTTCGCGAAGAACGTGCCGTTCGCGCTCAGTGTCGCCGAGAGCGCCGACCGTCCCGACCAGCCCGCCTCCTCGCTCGGGCTGAAGGCCGCCGACTTCACCCCGGCACCCTTCACCACGTCGTACGCGCGCGGCGCCGACCAGGAGGTCTCCGTCGTCGTCCGCAAGGCGCTGCGCGACAAGGAGCTGAAGTACCGCGTCAACGGCGGTCGTACCTGGGATGTGGCGCTGCGGCCCTGGAGGGGCGGCGAGACGTTCGGCGGCGAGGACAACCTCTACTTCGACGAGTACCGTGCCAAGGTCCTCGACGGCGACCAGGGCGACAAGGTCGAGGTGTGGTTCACCGGCGAGACCCGCAAGGGCAAGAAGGTCTCCAGCCCCCGCTTCACCTATACGATCGCCGCCCGCCCGCGCGCGGACGTGCTCGTGGTCGCCGAGGAGGCCGCGGGAGCCCCGCAGGCGCAGAAGTACGTGGACGCGCTGAAGGCCGCCGGCCACCGGGCCGTCGTATGGGACGTCGCCGCCCAGGGCGCGCCCGACGCCCTCGGTGTGCTCGGCCACTTCGACACCGTCGTCCACTACACGGGTGCCGGCGTCCCCGGCAACGCCACCCAGCTCCAGCTGCGCGCCTACCTCAACGAGGGCGGCAAGCTGCTGGAGGCCGGTGAGCAGGCCGGCGGCAACGTCGACCTCGGCGACGGCACCCTGTCGAACGACTTCAGCCAGTACTACCTGGGCGCCTACACCCGGACGTCCGTGCCCGGGGCCACCGGCTTCACCGGTTCCGGCGGGCTCGGCGGCTTCTCCGGCGCGCTCGCCGGCGCACCCGGCAACCCGCTCGACCGCGCCGGGAACTACAGCGTCACCTCGGACCAGCTGCCCGTCGCTTCGTACCCGCAGTTCAAGAGCGCCGGAGCGGGCCAGTTCGCCGGCACGGTCAACCCGTACGGGCCGTTCGCGGGCGACTGGATGGCGGCCGCCGTGCACTCCGACGACGCCTGGAAGCGGCTGACCAGGACCGTCGATCTCACCGGGGTCACCGCGGCCCAGCAGCCCACCCTGCGCACCCAGCTGCTGTGGGACGTCGAGCCGGGATACGACAACGTCCTGATCGAGGCCCACACCACCGGTGCCGACGACTGGACGACGCTCCCGGAGAAGAACGGCGCGTCCAGCTCCACCGTGCCAGAGGAGTGCGAGGCCGGCTTCTACATGAACGAGCACCCGTGGCTCGCGCACTACCTCACGCAGTCCCCGCAGGGCTGCTCGGCGACCGGCAGCAGCGGCAGCTGGAACGCCCTGACCGGCGCCTCCGCGGGCTGGAGGCAGGTCGAGTTCGACCTGAGCGCGTACGCGGGCAAGTCCGTCGAGGTCTCGCTCAGCTATGTCTCCGACCCGGGCTTCGGCGGCCGCGGCGTCCTCGCCGACCAGGCCTCGCTCGTCGTCGGCGGCACGGCGGTGGAGACGGAGGGCTTCGAGACGTCCCTCGGCGCCTGGAGCGTGACCGGACCGCCCCCGGGCAGCCCGGCCGTCCTCAAGGACTGGGCGCGCACCGGAACGCTGTTCCAGACCTTCGGGGCGGTCACCACGCGCGACACGGTCCTCCTCGGCTTCGGCCTGGAGCACCTGCCGTCGGCAGCCGATCGAACGGCGCTCATCAGAAAGGCATTTTCCTCACTTGAGAGGTGA
- the whiA gene encoding DNA-binding protein WhiA, with translation MAMTAAVKDEISRLPVTRTCCRKAEVSAILRFAGGLHLVSGRIVIEAELDTAMAARRLKRDILEIFGHSSELIVMAPGGLRRGSRYVVRVVAGGDQLARQTGLVDGRGRPIRGLPPQVVSGATCDAEAAWRGAFLAHGSLTEPGRSSSLEVTCPGPEAALALVGAARRLSIAAKAREVRGVDRVVVRDGDAIGALLTRLGAHESVLAWEERRMRREVRATANRLANFDDANLRRSARAAVAAGARVQRALEILGEEVPEHLAAAGRLRMEHKQASLEELGALADPPLTKDAVAGRIRRLLAMADKRAQDLGIPGTEANLSDELADNLVG, from the coding sequence ATGGCGATGACGGCAGCGGTGAAGGATGAGATCTCCCGGCTCCCCGTCACCCGGACCTGCTGCAGGAAGGCGGAGGTCTCCGCCATTCTGCGGTTCGCCGGCGGCCTCCACCTGGTCAGCGGACGCATCGTGATCGAGGCGGAGCTCGACACGGCGATGGCGGCCCGCAGACTCAAGCGGGACATCCTGGAGATCTTCGGGCACAGCTCCGAGCTGATCGTCATGGCGCCCGGCGGGCTGCGGCGCGGTTCGCGTTACGTCGTTCGGGTGGTCGCGGGCGGTGACCAGCTGGCCCGGCAGACCGGCCTGGTCGACGGGCGCGGGCGACCGATCCGCGGGCTGCCGCCGCAGGTGGTCTCGGGGGCCACGTGCGACGCCGAGGCCGCCTGGCGCGGAGCCTTCCTGGCGCACGGCTCGCTGACCGAGCCCGGCCGTTCCTCCTCCCTGGAGGTGACCTGCCCCGGGCCCGAGGCCGCGCTTGCCCTGGTCGGCGCCGCCCGCCGGCTGTCCATCGCGGCCAAGGCCCGCGAGGTACGCGGCGTGGACCGCGTGGTCGTCCGGGACGGCGACGCGATCGGCGCCCTGCTGACCAGGCTCGGCGCCCATGAGTCGGTGCTGGCCTGGGAGGAGCGCCGGATGCGCCGCGAAGTGCGGGCCACGGCCAACCGCCTCGCCAACTTCGACGACGCCAACCTGCGCCGCTCCGCCCGGGCGGCCGTCGCCGCCGGAGCCCGGGTGCAGCGCGCGCTGGAGATCCTCGGCGAGGAGGTCCCCGAGCACCTCGCCGCGGCCGGCCGGCTGCGCATGGAGCACAAGCAGGCGTCCCTGGAGGAGCTGGGCGCGCTCGCCGACCCGCCGCTGACCAAGGACGCGGTCGCCGGCCGTATCCGCCGGCTGCTGGCCATGGCCGACAAGCGGGCCCAGGACCTCGGCATCCCCGGCACCGAGGCCAATCTCAGCGACGAACTCGCCGACAACCTCGTGGGATGA
- a CDS encoding gluconeogenesis factor YvcK family protein — protein sequence MTGRTPRLSRLRRAVPEGRASRAGRTTETRGGKPRRRGAQPKVVALGGGMGLSASLAALRRITGDLTAVVTVADDGGSSGRLRDELGVLPPGDLRKALAALCGDDDWGQTWSRVIQHRFHSQGDLHDHAVGNLLIVALWEQLGDHVQALDLVGKLLGAHGRVLPMSAVPLELQALVKGHDPERPDEVDTVRGQATVALTRGEVQSVHLVPHDPPAVPEAVAAVRDADWVVLGPGSWFSSVIPHLLVPELLDARTETKARRVLSLNLAPQPGETEGFSPQRHLEVLGRHAPKLALDVVLADEAAVPDREVLTEAAKRLGAAVELAPVARTDGTPRHDPELLAAAYDRIFRMHGRIGPWR from the coding sequence ATGACCGGACGTACTCCGCGGCTGAGCAGGCTGCGCCGGGCGGTGCCGGAGGGGCGCGCCAGCCGCGCCGGCCGTACCACCGAGACCCGGGGCGGCAAGCCGCGCCGTCGCGGCGCCCAGCCCAAGGTCGTCGCCCTCGGCGGCGGCATGGGCCTGTCGGCGTCGCTCGCCGCGCTGCGCCGGATCACCGGCGACCTCACCGCCGTCGTCACCGTCGCCGACGACGGCGGCTCCAGCGGGCGTCTGCGCGACGAGCTGGGCGTGCTGCCGCCCGGCGACCTGCGCAAGGCGCTGGCCGCGCTGTGCGGCGACGACGACTGGGGCCAGACCTGGTCCCGGGTCATCCAGCACCGCTTCCACTCCCAGGGCGACCTGCACGACCACGCCGTCGGCAATCTGCTGATCGTCGCCCTGTGGGAGCAGCTCGGCGACCACGTCCAGGCCCTGGACCTGGTCGGCAAGCTGCTCGGCGCGCACGGCCGGGTGCTGCCCATGTCGGCCGTGCCGCTGGAGCTCCAGGCCCTGGTCAAGGGGCACGACCCGGAGCGGCCCGACGAGGTCGACACGGTCCGGGGTCAGGCCACCGTCGCGCTGACCCGGGGCGAGGTGCAGTCGGTGCACCTGGTTCCGCACGACCCGCCGGCCGTCCCCGAGGCCGTCGCCGCGGTGCGGGACGCGGACTGGGTGGTGCTGGGCCCCGGCTCCTGGTTCTCCTCCGTCATCCCCCACCTGCTGGTGCCGGAACTGCTGGACGCCCGCACCGAGACGAAGGCGCGCCGGGTACTCTCCCTGAACCTCGCCCCGCAGCCGGGAGAAACCGAAGGCTTCTCCCCGCAGCGTCATTTGGAGGTTTTGGGACGACACGCCCCTAAACTCGCCCTGGACGTGGTGCTGGCCGACGAGGCCGCCGTGCCCGACCGCGAAGTGCTCACGGAGGCCGCGAAGCGGCTCGGTGCCGCGGTCGAGCTGGCCCCGGTGGCCCGGACGGACGGGACGCCCCGGCACGACCCGGAGCTCCTCGCCGCCGCGTACGACCGTATTTTTCGGATGCATGGAAGGATCGGCCCATGGCGATGA
- the rapZ gene encoding RNase adapter RapZ, translated as MNEHDAGATTDRDPRSRDTQGDPGEVQQDAHQTDGAQVSTGSEKAGVPEAAIPELVIISGMSGAGRSTAAKCLEDLGWFVVDNLPPALIPTMVELGARSQGNVARIAVVVDVRGRRFFDNLRESLSDLDARGVTRRIVFLESSDDALVRRFESVRRPHPLQGDGRIVDGIAAERELLRELRGDADLVIDTSSLNVHELRAKMDAQFAGEEEPELRATVMSFGFKYGLPVDADLVVDMRFLPNPHWVPELRPFTGLNEEVAAYVFNQPGAKEFLDRYAEMLQLVAAGYRREGKRYVTIAVGCTGGKHRSVAMSEKLAARLAAEGVETVVVHRDMGRE; from the coding sequence ATGAACGAGCACGACGCAGGGGCCACGACCGACCGAGATCCGCGGTCCCGGGACACGCAGGGCGATCCCGGAGAAGTTCAGCAGGACGCACACCAGACAGACGGAGCACAGGTGAGTACGGGCAGCGAGAAGGCCGGGGTCCCCGAGGCGGCCATCCCCGAGCTGGTGATCATCTCCGGTATGTCCGGGGCAGGGCGCTCCACGGCCGCGAAGTGTCTGGAGGACCTCGGCTGGTTCGTCGTGGACAACCTGCCTCCCGCCCTGATCCCCACCATGGTGGAGCTCGGCGCGCGCTCGCAGGGCAACGTGGCGCGGATCGCGGTCGTCGTCGACGTCCGCGGCCGGCGCTTCTTCGACAACCTCCGCGAGTCCCTCTCCGACCTCGACGCGCGGGGTGTGACCCGGCGGATCGTCTTCCTGGAGTCCTCGGACGACGCCCTGGTGCGCCGCTTCGAGTCCGTGCGCCGTCCGCACCCCCTGCAGGGCGACGGCCGGATCGTCGACGGGATCGCCGCCGAGCGGGAGCTGCTGCGCGAGCTGCGCGGCGACGCCGACCTGGTGATCGACACCTCCAGCCTGAACGTGCACGAGCTGCGGGCGAAGATGGACGCCCAGTTCGCCGGCGAGGAGGAGCCCGAGCTGCGGGCCACCGTCATGTCCTTCGGCTTCAAGTACGGCCTGCCCGTGGACGCCGACCTGGTCGTGGACATGCGGTTCCTGCCGAACCCGCACTGGGTCCCGGAGCTGCGCCCCTTCACCGGCCTCAACGAGGAGGTGGCGGCCTACGTCTTCAACCAGCCCGGCGCCAAGGAGTTCCTCGACCGGTACGCCGAGATGCTCCAGCTGGTTGCTGCGGGCTACCGTCGTGAGGGCAAGCGTTATGTGACGATCGCCGTCGGCTGTACGGGCGGGAAGCACCGCTCGGTGGCCATGTCGGAGAAGCTCGCCGCGCGCCTCGCGGCCGAGGGTGTGGAGACGGTGGTCGTGCACCGGGACATGGGACGGGAATGA
- the uvrC gene encoding excinuclease ABC subunit UvrC, translating into MADPSSYRPKPGQIPDSPGVYRFRDEHRRVIYVGKAKSLRQRLANYFQDLAGLHPRTRSMVTTAASVEWTVVSTEVEALQLEYSWIKEYDPRFNVKYRDDKSYPYLAVTMNEEYPRVQVMRGHKKKGVRYFGPYAHAWAIRDTVDLLLRVFPVRTCSAGVFKNARRTGRPCLLGYIGKCSAPCVDRVSAEEHRELAEEFCDFMTGRTGTYLRRLERQMGEAAEAMEYERAARLRDDIGALKKAMEKNAVVLADATDADLIAVAEDELEAAVQIFHVRGGRVRGQRGWVTDKVEEITTGALVEHALQQLYGEETGDAVPKEVLVPALPDPLEPVQEWLSGRRGAQVSLRVPQRGDKRALMETVERNAQQALILHKTKRASDLTTRSRALEEIADALELDSAPLRIECYDISHLQGDDVVASMVVFEDGLARKSEYRRFQIKGFEGQDDVRSMHEVITRRFKRYLAEKERTGEWADGESPDGTAGASDDSGPLTDVSSAPLSDGLKDEDGRPKRFAYPPQLVVVDGGQPQVAAAQRALDELGIDDIAVCGLAKRLEEVWVPGEDDPVVLPRTSEGLYLLQRIRDEAHRFAITYQRTKRSKRFRSSPLDDVPGLGDTRKQALIKHFGSVKRLRAATIDQICEVPGIGRKTAETIAVALAQAAPAAPAVNTATGEIMEDEAPDPTAGASGEPVSAGAPDERRGQET; encoded by the coding sequence ATGGCCGACCCCTCCAGCTACCGCCCCAAGCCGGGACAGATCCCGGACTCGCCCGGGGTGTACAGGTTCCGTGACGAGCACCGCCGGGTGATCTACGTCGGAAAGGCGAAAAGCCTGCGCCAGCGCCTGGCGAACTACTTCCAGGACCTGGCGGGCCTGCACCCGCGCACCCGGTCGATGGTCACCACCGCCGCCTCCGTGGAGTGGACCGTCGTCTCCACCGAGGTCGAGGCACTGCAGCTGGAGTACTCCTGGATCAAGGAGTACGACCCCCGGTTCAACGTCAAGTACCGCGACGACAAGAGCTACCCGTATCTCGCGGTGACGATGAACGAGGAGTATCCGCGTGTGCAGGTGATGCGCGGTCACAAGAAGAAGGGCGTCAGGTACTTCGGGCCGTACGCGCACGCCTGGGCGATCCGGGACACCGTCGACCTCCTCCTGCGGGTGTTCCCCGTCCGCACCTGCTCGGCCGGCGTGTTCAAGAACGCCCGCCGCACCGGCCGGCCCTGCCTCCTCGGCTATATCGGCAAGTGCTCCGCCCCCTGCGTGGACCGCGTCTCCGCCGAGGAGCACCGGGAACTGGCCGAGGAGTTCTGCGACTTCATGACCGGCCGCACCGGCACCTATCTGCGCCGCCTGGAGCGGCAGATGGGGGAGGCCGCCGAGGCGATGGAGTACGAGCGTGCCGCGCGGCTTCGGGACGACATCGGGGCCCTGAAGAAGGCCATGGAGAAGAACGCCGTCGTGCTCGCCGACGCGACGGACGCCGACCTGATCGCCGTCGCCGAGGACGAGCTGGAGGCGGCCGTCCAGATCTTCCACGTGCGCGGCGGACGGGTGCGCGGTCAGCGCGGCTGGGTCACCGACAAGGTGGAGGAGATCACCACCGGCGCCCTCGTGGAGCATGCCCTGCAGCAGCTCTACGGCGAGGAGACCGGGGACGCCGTGCCCAAGGAGGTGCTCGTCCCGGCCCTGCCCGACCCGCTGGAGCCGGTGCAGGAGTGGCTGTCGGGGCGGCGCGGCGCCCAGGTCTCGCTGCGTGTGCCGCAGCGCGGCGACAAGCGCGCCCTCATGGAGACCGTCGAGCGCAACGCGCAGCAGGCCCTCATCCTGCACAAGACCAAGCGCGCCTCCGATCTGACCACCCGTTCCCGCGCGCTGGAGGAGATCGCCGACGCCCTGGAGCTGGACAGCGCCCCGCTCCGGATCGAGTGCTACGACATCTCGCATCTCCAGGGCGACGACGTGGTGGCCTCCATGGTCGTCTTCGAGGACGGACTGGCCCGCAAGAGCGAGTACCGCAGGTTCCAGATCAAGGGTTTCGAGGGGCAGGACGACGTCCGCTCCATGCACGAGGTGATCACCCGCCGGTTCAAGCGCTACCTCGCCGAGAAGGAGCGCACGGGGGAGTGGGCCGACGGCGAGAGCCCGGACGGTACCGCCGGCGCGAGCGACGATTCGGGTCCCCTCACGGACGTCTCCTCCGCCCCGCTGTCCGACGGTCTCAAGGACGAGGACGGCCGTCCCAAGCGCTTCGCCTACCCGCCGCAGCTCGTCGTGGTCGACGGCGGGCAGCCGCAGGTCGCGGCGGCCCAGCGGGCCCTGGACGAACTGGGCATCGACGACATCGCCGTCTGCGGCCTCGCCAAGCGGCTGGAGGAGGTCTGGGTCCCCGGCGAGGACGACCCGGTCGTCCTGCCGCGCACCAGCGAGGGCCTGTATCTGCTCCAGCGCATCCGGGACGAGGCCCACCGGTTCGCGATCACCTACCAGCGCACCAAGCGGTCCAAGCGCTTCCGGTCGAGCCCGCTGGACGACGTCCCCGGTCTGGGCGACACCCGCAAGCAGGCACTGATCAAGCACTTCGGGTCGGTGAAGCGGCTGCGGGCCGCGACCATCGACCAGATCTGCGAGGTGCCGGGCATAGGCCGCAAGACGGCCGAGACCATCGCCGTGGCCCTCGCGCAGGCGGCCCCGGCCGCGCCCGCCGTGAACACCGCGACAGGAGAGATCATGGAGGACGAGGCACCCGACCCCACGGCGGGGGCCTCGGGGGAGCCCGTGTCCGCGGGCGCCCCGGACGAACGACGGGGGCAGGAGACATGA